The genomic region TTGCATACGAGTGCATCAATAATTTTGCCAAAGGCGTGCAAACCCAACATTGAAACCAGCAATTAAATCCCCAAAAAATGAGAAAGACTAAAATTGAGGAACTCATCCCAAACAAAATATTAAAAATCCCCGTCAATATAAGCCCAAAAGACATGAAATACTTAGGATTGGAGCGATCGGACATCACTCCTGAGAAAAATTTACTCACACCATAGGACAAATATAAGGTGCTTCCTACAATTCCCAATTGTGCTTCAGTAAATCCAAGTTCAGTACTTAACAAAGCCATCACAACAGGATAGCTCTTGCGCGTAAAATAATAGAGCGCATAGCCAATGTACATGCTGTAGAAAATACGCAGGCGCCAGTAGCGATACTTGCGAGCAACTAGAGCTTCATCTTTGATAAGCGGACGCGGCGGCGCAGATTTAAAAAAACCCAAAAAACTCATCTCTTTCCTTTGCGTATTAGTTCAAACGTATAACGCGACCAAAGCTTATTTTGCAAACGCTTGCACATTACTTTTTTTTGAGTTAAACAAAAATCAAGGTTATAACACACACGATATTTTTAAAAAACCTGAGTTTGGGTTTATTTTACACACTCTCAGGAAGATTACTCTTTCTTCTCGTACTTTTTACCTTAGAAATGGTCCTTGACCATTCCCTACGGTAAAAATCCCAAGAATTTAAGATTAATCTCCTACTGATACTGAATAAAATAAACCCAAACTCAGGTTAAAAACCTCTCGAGGAAATAATATATGTCATTGGATATGAACACTGGAGATGCTTGGCGCTATTATAAGCAGATGCTTAACCAAGCAGAAATCAGCCAAGAAGCGCAAGAGGAACTTGCCAAAAGAGACCCTCTTTTTGCTCTCAGAGAAAAACGCCCCGCGTTTGCCTTTTCAATGGCGATGCTTTTTATTTTGGAAGACTCTTTATCTGAGCGGTTTACCAAGGTGATGGCCGCGCACGATATTTCTGCGCTTTTGCTCACACTGCATGCGATTTTCATCGATTTTCAAGCCACACTAAGCAAACTATGCCAAGAAGATCTATCGATGTACATGCCTTATTTACAAGAGCTTTCACGCGATTGGAAAAATTTAGAAACGCTCATTCGGCAAATCT from Chlamydiota bacterium harbors:
- the uhpC gene encoding Membrane sensor protein UhpC, with product MSFLGFFKSAPPRPLIKDEALVARKYRYWRLRIFYSMYIGYALYYFTRKSYPVVMALLSTELGFTEAQLGIVGSTLYLSYGVSKFFSGVMSDRSNPKYFMSFGLILTGIFNILFGMSSSILVFLIFWGFNCWFQCWVCTPLAKLLMHSYA